In Phoenix dactylifera cultivar Barhee BC4 chromosome 11, palm_55x_up_171113_PBpolish2nd_filt_p, whole genome shotgun sequence, the following are encoded in one genomic region:
- the LOC103698641 gene encoding LOW QUALITY PROTEIN: 50S ribosomal protein L7/L12 (The sequence of the model RefSeq protein was modified relative to this genomic sequence to represent the inferred CDS: deleted 2 bases in 1 codon) yields MGFSFSLLRLALRNPTSRSLPPKPPPRIKSSFFSSLLSEWVVVGVLELRSASQPWAPQQPSERVSAIVDDISGLTLLELADLTEALRSRLGVEQMPVMAVMMPGMASAASRGLAAWAGAAKEAEEKKEEKTAFDLKLESFDAASKIKIIKEVRTFTDLGLKEAKELVEKAPTVLKTGVLKEEAEKIVEKMKEIGAKVFME; encoded by the exons ATGG GCTTTTCGTTCTCCCTTCTTCGCCTCGCCCTTAGAAACCCTACTTCCCGCTCTCTCCCACCGAAGCCCCCACCTCGGATCAAATCCTCCTTTTTTTCCTCATTGCTCTCTGAATGGGTCGTCGTCGGCGTTCTCGAGCTCCGCTCGGCTTCTCAACCTTGGGCTCCTCAGCAGCCCAGCGAGCGGGTCTCGGCCATCGTGGACGATATCTCCGGCCTCACACTCCTGGAGCTGGCGGATCTCACGGAGGCCCTGAGAAGCCGGTTGGGTGTGGAGCAGATGCCGGTCATGGCCGTGATGATGCCGGGGATGGCGTCGGCGGCCTCCCGGGGGTTGGCGGCCTGGGCGGGAGCCGCGAAGGaggcggaggagaagaaggaggagaagacggcGTTCGATTTGAAGCTGGAGAGCTTCGATGCGGCCTCCAAGATCAAGATCATTAAGGAAGTCAGGACCTTTACGGACTTGGGGCTCAAGGAGGCCAAGGAGCTGGTGGAGAAGGCGCCCACTGTGTTGAAGACCGGG GTGTTGAAGGAGGAGGCGGAGAAAATTGTAGAGAAGATGAAGGAGATCGGCGCCAAAGTGTTCATGGAATGA